The Penaeus monodon isolate SGIC_2016 chromosome 1, NSTDA_Pmon_1, whole genome shotgun sequence DNA window CTTTCTCTTCTTACTTTAAGTGCAAACAAGTTCATTCGTTCTTTCCTGTGTTTCCCGAGCCTGCAGTTAATCTCCAAATTGCGTTGTCGATTTAGCACTGCCGTCACGAACGCATCATTGAAATGTCACCAGGCGCTTCGGGATATAATATTCAATTCACTTGCCGCTGTATTTGGTAGCGATGATTGAGCGCACTTCGAAATGCACGCGCTGTGTTTAGGTATTGATTTCTCACATATTTTCCAACGTGCTTTATCTTCCCtttgaaagaagacaaagaacaaagaaggaaagagggaatataGAGAGGATAAGTGCACAGGTAGACTGACGTAGTGTACATGCACACGCgtgctcgttttctctctctctctctctctctctctctctctctctctctctctctcctctctctctctctctctctctctctctcctctctctctttcactctctctctttcacacaaacacaaataagcaAACCCTTACATACTTTTTAAGATATAAGATATTTCTTGTTCCTTTTGCCTGTAAGAGAAactggaaaaataaaagataaaacaaaaataaaataaaatataaaaatcaatacgTAGTCAGAGTTCTCATGCGTCGCTCCTAATATGTATTCCTCTAACTTATTATGCTCTGCTTGCTAACCACGAGCACGTTACAATATTTGCCTTTACTTGTTATCCCTAAAATATCCTTATTTGTATTCTCCACATACCCTATCCGCTCATTTGTCCTCATTTTTATTCGCTGTGTGCCCTACCCTTTCATTTGCCGTAATTGGTACTCCCTGCACATCCTAACCTCTCGCTCAGAATGTTTTTAAAGCAAGGCGCAACCCCTAGCTAATCCCAAACTCTCagatctttgttattgttatttcgtaCTATTTGCATTCCctgtacattatttttttatccccgtTATTTACGATTTGCATTCCCagtacattattttttatcctcgTTATTTACGATTTGCATTCCCAGTACATTCATTTCTCCCCGTATATCGTGCTTTTATGCGAGCACCTCTCCGCCTCTCCGCCTGTTTCCTGTCATGTCCTCTGTGCACGTCTCCACCACGACCTTCTTCTGCCCCCACAGGCGTTCCCTCGACTCCTCACACTTACCGCGGCCGAGCTGTCTTTTGCGTCTTCTGGTTCGCCTGCGTTATCCTCTACGCCTCATACACCGCCGGCCTCACCTCCGCCCTCACTGTGAGTACGGAGGGCCCGCCCTTCACTACTCTCCTAGGCGCGGTGGATATCTACCCGAGCTGGGAGATTGGGATATCGAAGGGCACCGCCATAGAAGAGTACGTCAAGGCGAGTCAACACTGAAGGTTGAAGAGCTGATCTTTGTATGGAAATGAGCTACTgtgttgatagttttttttttcttttctttattcttctattcCTCTGCTTATTtctgtctctggctgtctctGACTCTGCctgattctcttctctctctctctctctttttctcttctctcatctcttctctcttctctctctctctctctctctctctctctcttctctctctctctctctctcctcctctttctctctctcttcttctctctcttctctccttctctctctctctctctctctctctctctctctcttctctatcttctcttctctctccctctctctctctctactcttctctctctcttctctttcttctcttgctcttctcttctctctctcttctctcctatcacCTCTTCGACCTCCTCCCATCTCATTTCTATAGTTCCCCCGTAGGCTTCGTTGTTTTCACGTCTCCAACATGAAACTCAATACCTATTATTTAACCCCGTgtacccccccaaccccttcctacAGGACGCGCAAGGCACCGAGTACCGAACGCTAATGAACCTCCTCTCAGCTGATCCAGGGCTTTACGTGAGTTCGGAGGACGAAGGCATCCACCGCATGCTAACTTCCCGGTATGTCTTCTTCACGGACAGTCCCATTATGCGATTCATGCTGAGGGACAACTGTTCCATTCGCGAGATCCACGTCAACCTCTTCAAAAGCTATGGGCACCTCGGTTACATGAAGAACTTGCCGTTCGCTTGGGTCATCGATGCTGAGTGAGTATGTGCTTCGCGGCGGGGGAGAATGTCGTGTGTCGATGGTGTGTAAGTTTGCGGTGCAAGACGAGCGGTGAGGGGAAAACGtactgcatgtgtctgtgtgtatgtacgtaaccTGTATGAAAGTTGGGTATCATTTCTCCTCGCCGTTTTTAGGCCAAGAGAGCACAATTATCAGGTCAAGTCCCGCTCCGTATCATCCATACCGTGGGACGAATAATATTCAACAGTATTTTCGGTTATAAGTATTTAACGTTATCTTCCTCATTTTTAGTTTCACACGAATTGGAAGTTGCATTTAATTCCTGATAAATAAcctcctatataaaaaaaagcaaggatATCAGCATTGGTTCAGAGACACGTTTCGTAGGTCACTCTAAACCACAATACGATTCATTCAACGATTCCTCTCCTACTCGCAGACTGGCACTCATGAGCGACACGGGGGTGCTGGACCGCCTCAACAAGAAGTGGTGGGGTCGAGGTACCCCTTGCGAAGACCCGTCTCGCTTCACCGAACTGGGCTTCTTTCAGACCGCCACcgccttcctcatcctcctggttgGATTAGGGCTGGCGTCCTTCTTCCTTATAACCGAAAAAATTATCGGAAGGAGATTCAAATCCCGGATAAACAGGAGATCCAAGAGTTTGAAATTCCGGTTGGGTAAAGGCACAGCTGCTGAGAGCGCGCGTAAACAAATCTTTGTCCTTCCTGACCCTAAGTATGCTACTGACTATAGGGGTCACGTTCCTACGGGTTCATAAAAgtctgggagaaaaaaaaattatatatatatatatatatatatatatatatatatatatatatatatatatatatatatatatatatatatatgtacacacacacacagagaatgtAAACTAAGTAAATATAAGCAATCTCCCAAAATCTAAACATAACGACACGTATTGCTGTTAGGTAGAATATACTCGTTCTTTGAGGAATaattgataagataaataataaaaagagtcaCCCTTGTCTCGCACAGTGGTTGAAATACATCTGTAATGCTAACATATCAATTGTACATGTACGAATGATTGATCTTATTGTACTATAATAGTTCAAATGGAACTACACATTTGTAATTCTTACATATCAGTTGTACATGTCCGAATGACTGATATTATTGGACTACAATAGTTCAGATTGAAGCGATGGCACATGCCACATAGATatcgtattttttctttgtagttCTGTAGTAATCCAAGCTCCTTCACCAGTTATTCATATTGTATGTAAACACTCTCTCCTAAAATAAtactgaatataatattatatttattatatctcttCGTAAGCTCCAACATTGAATAGTTAACAGACGGGCGTGTATTGTTCTAAGCGGCATGACGTGTTTATCctcaaattttattaatatttatttacctttGCTACTATGACGCGGTAAGTTTTATTTAGCTCAAGTTTTCATTCTTATATATTCACAGATATAAGGCATTAGTTCATAAATGCTTTcacatatctatacgtatatcgCGTGGATTAATGTTTTGTGTGAACCTTTATAAGTGTTCTTACAGTAACAGTAAATAGGTTTAATAGCCTCGAGTGCACTGGTTGTAAAAATTTCCAGAGTTTCATATcagttgtaaaaaatatgtacTACCAGGAACTAGGCTTCCAGGAACCTCTtacaagtttgtttgtttgttttttccaaaaatctgATTTAATAAACCATGCCATATTCTGCTGTGTCATTGCCGTCCTGTGGAAACTGACTATCATtcagtttttattaatatcacctatctcaaaaatttatatatatatatatatatatatatatatatatatatatatatatatatatatatatatatatatatatatatatatataaacaaacagcgTATGTAcattcaaatacacacatgcaagtgAGTGTGCGCGAACGcgagcgcatgtgtgtgtgtgtgtgtgtgtgtgtgtgtgtgtgtgtgtgtgtgtgtgtgtttgtgtgtgtgtttgtgtgtgtgtgtgtgtgtgtgtgtgtgtttgtgtgtgtgtgtgtgtgcgtatgtgtgtgtgtctgtgcgtgtgtgtgtgtgtttgtgtgtgtgtgtgtgtgtgtggtgtgtgtgtgtgtgtgtgtgtgtgtgtgctgtatcactttcaataaatctcgtttgtgcattgtgtttttttctaccacacacacacacacaaacacacacacacacacacacacacacacacacacacacacacacacgcaaaataaaaatttaaaaaaataaataagtaaataaaaaataaataaaaaatatatatatgtatatatatatatatatatatatatatatatatatatatatatatatatatatatatatacgtatgcatatctaCATTCACATCTTtagctatatataaacacacatacatatatgtatatagaaagatagatatgcatatgtatatatatatatgtgtgtgtatgtgaatatatatatatatatatatatatatatatatatatatatatatatatatacatatatatatatatatatatatatgtatctgtgtggggtcgcggtggccgaatggttagagcatcggactcaagactgtcacgacggcaatctgagttcaagggttcgagtcaccgaccgccacgttgttcccttgggcaagaaacttcaccttgattgcctacctagccactgggtggccaagccagcccaagtgaagtgctggtcccaagcccggataaatagagagaatgattacctaaaaggtaccaccggcactctccgtggaaaggaactggggaccctaccacgtactcactccaagagcatcacaacatgaaaactacaaagaagtatcatgctgtgaccacggcggctcagacatgaacctaccgttaaaagaagaaaatatatctgtgtgtgtgtgtgtgtgtgtgtgtgtgtgtgtgtgtgtgtgtgtgtgtgtataaattttacatatacttaaacgcatacatatgtgtgtatatatgtgtatatatatatatatatatatatatatatatatatatatatatatatattatatatatatattagtgtgtgtgtgtgtgtgtgtgtgtgtgtgtgtgtgtgtgtgtgtgtgtgtgtgtgtgtgttcgtgtgtgtgtgtgtttgtgttcgtgtgtgtttatgcgtatgtatgcCTCAGCCAACTATAAAGTACCCGCCGCAGCTGATTAGAACTCGggataagaaagataagaaatatgTAGAGAATAGGCTTATTTCGGGGATGAAGATAACGAGGTGTTAAAGACGTGGTGGGAAAGCGTGTGTAGTGAACAGGAGTCATTTTTGAGTGAGCAGCTCATCTCTCTttcgattttcctttttctctctctctctctcgttcggtctgtctgtctgtctctgtctcagtctttgtctctgtctctgtctcagtctctctctctctttctctacctatatatctgtctctctctctctctctctctctctctctctctctctctctctctctctctctctactctctctctcttctctctcttcctcttcttctcctctctctctctctctctctctctctctctcttctctctcctcttctccctctctctctctctctctcctctcctctctctctctctcttctctcttctcttctcttttctctcttctctctctctctctctctctctcttctctctccctcttctctctctctctctctccctcctctctctctctctctctctctctctctctctctctctctctctctctctttctctctctctctctctcctctccctctctcgctcattctttcCCTTGCTCTACTCGCCTTTCTTTTGCCTCCTCTCGTTAATTACGTTTCCTGCTTACTGTTTTTTTCGTCtagcctatgtatatataattgttcaACGTTCAGGTTTCAGTTGCTGTGATGATGTTGTGATAACTGTTGAGTTTTTAGTCGTGATACGTCtttcaaatgcatatatatgttgttgtttttgtgcgtgtatcGTTGTTTATGTAAagaatgttaaagaaaaaaaaaatcttgaccaAATTTAGCTTCTTGACCTTAGCTCGtggaataaaatacaaattatttatgtatgtttttcgcTGTGAACCAAGTTATGTAATTCACTCTGCAGTGGTTTAGCGAGGTATGTAAACAAACTATTATCAACTGAAattcagtatatattatatttattgtgttttgtcCATTTTCCTTGCATTTGTTCTGCGGTATATTTTGTCCACCATTGCGTTTCACACATCACCGTTCCAAGGCGGTCCAGTGgatatatttcccaaaaattcacCCACGAAGGAGACAAACCtccccagagaaaaaaaatatatatataattagaaaaccCGTAATATTCCCAATAATAAATAAGTTCCATCGAAAGCTCCCCCTGTAGTattgagaaaaggaagagaacgcCCGGACTCCGGAACGGAACGCAGTATAGAGAGAAGACACCCGGAACGCGGAACGGACCGCGGGCGAAAACAGCTGGCACGGAGAGAAGTGTTTATGTGTCTCTTTGTCACTCATTTCCTTCACTCGGTACGTAATACGCGAGAAATTCGGAAAGTTTTCTGCAAATGGGATGAGACAGGGTCTTAGACCAACGCCCGGCGTGTGTCTGGAGGCGTGAATATGGAGGAAATCGAATGAATTATGAGTATTGACAGACTGGGGTGGGAAATGAGTCACTTCTACGAGTGTCGTAGAATCATAATAAAAGCTTATTGTAttgcttgtgattttttttttatttaaagaaccGTGAATTTAGCTTAAATTTGTCCCTTCGAGAATTGGAATTCGTAATTAAACCGCCGTCTGTAATTTTACTTAGTGCTTTTAGGGTCACACGTTGCTATAAAATGTGTAAATAGATTGATATCTGCGTGGCCTTCGGGGATATTTTGGATTGAGAagattcttttcttctatttcttagtCCGGAATAAGATGATTTGAtgtgatttctttgttgttgttttttctgtgattttttacagtgttagtgaatatatatattggatttttAGTAACAGTTATAGGCCTATGCTAATGACTGATTCAGATACCTTGATTTTTGACACCTGTGTTTTTAGCCAgtggttgacacacacacaccctttagaGGGATCTGTGTAGTTAAACTGTGTAGTGTTTTAGccagccccccgccccccccccttgcactcGTTGAGATAGATAGGTGTATTTTGTGCACTGATTAAGTTTGCTTGTagttaaataagtttttttttcaggagagGACTTAGGTACATTGGGCAATAGGGTTTGGAATGAAGATAAATTGGCAATATGTTGACATGCTCTGTTTTGCCAGAATATATTTGACTGATGTTTGGTAAATCCTTACGGTACAGCCAGAGACTAAATGCTGCATGTTTAAAGGCATTGTGTGATGCAAATTATTTCCTAACACAGTTTTCTTGTGCCAGTATCCTCACTTTTGTAGGATTGACAGGTGCaagaatataattttcaatttactTTTGCATTTTGTTGACATACCCTTTTTCTTTGTGGAATTATTCCTTAGTAAAGGATCTTTAGCTACAACAAATGCGTCCCAGGATCTTTTGCTACAACAAATGTGTTCCACAATTTCTTTAAGCACATGGCCATAACTCTGAAACTCCACTTTACAAACTTCATTCAACAATCTAAATTTCTGTGACTGGGCATGCCTGAACAGCTCAAGGAGAGGATTGATGGGGAGCTCTGCCCCCCAACACCGCCCGGAAACACTGTCTTCACCTCAGTTAACATGGCAGGAAAGAGCTGAAACTCGGGAGCAATGTGTTTACGCTTTCCGcagtctttttcctttatttgtggcattgCTTTTCATGTGTGCAGGTTATTTCTTGTATGGGTGACTACAAATTTTTGTCTTCTATAACAATTTCGTCATCAGTTTGCCCAAGCTTAGTGCGTCTATACCATGAAGATTAATCCCgagatttctttgttttttgcccAAATTCAAAGCCTAGAAGCCATAGTATTTGCTGGAATTAGTTGCGGCATTTCTACATTTAACTGAACAAAACTGAGTTACAGTAACCTTGTCTATTGAAATatttttggccattttctttgtttctcggaTTTTGGGTGGTcctgttttgaatattttttatgtggtatacataaacatatacatacaaatcaaaTGATACTTGAAAGTGAAATGCAAGGGAAGAATTTAATGATTAATTAGCTTTGTGGTTAATAGGTAATGGTGGATGCTGCTGACATGACACCCACATGTTTGCTTCTGGCATCCGCACGTTGGTGCTCCAGCAAGTTCCAATAAACCTCTGCCAAGTATATTCTGGCAATATAGAGCATGTAGActgtcatatttttattttattattattatttatttatttatttttttttttttttttttgataataataataataataataataaggaagaagaagaagaggaagaagaaaaagaaaaaaaagctattccagtgtgcatgtgtgtaggagGTCTATTGCCCTTTGCCTGGGTACCAAAGTCATGGAGTACACCACTTTTAATCTGATATTAAGTTTGGGATTACTATTTGTAAAGAATATAGCTGATATGATTAAAACAAGAACCCCTTTTATGAAAACCATTATAATATCTAAACATTTACTTAGCCAACTCCTGTTGTCTGGGGGCATTTCGTGATACAAACAAAAgtaatttccattgaaagatttaGAATTTTTGTACAGTAGTTTGCAGCATTTGTTCATCTGACTTAACAGGTACAAATATCTCCCTACCGAGATAAAAGAAATCTTTATCCCTGCTTAATCCCAGActgaaaactagtttttttttaacagtaaagTTAGTGAAAGATCTGTAAAACTttgcatttttgttgttttatgagaAACTTTCTAGGGAAAAGTTTTTACTGTAACAGAAtgccccacctaaaaaaaaatatatgttagtttAGTAAAACCAATTTGAAAAATAACTTGATAACAGATACTCaagtattatatttacaattcTAGAGTAGTCTCATATATCCATAAAGTAAGGTAGATAAAGAGGACTGCCATTTATTTAGTGTTTACAGGTATAGACTCCGGTTACaggttaaaataaataatattggtATTGGATTGTTAAGTCCTCTTACTCTTcacctttatatttattattgtctgACTTTTATAGTCAATAACTTAAATTCCAAAACTGAGGAGGAAttgaaagagaaatgataaaacagCAACTAATGACTAGCAAGTTCCCATACACACTTTGCACTTCTAGCCTGGCTGTTCCCTGGGAGGCCACAGCCAGACTGACTAAGATTCACCTTAGTATTTGCTGCCAAGATAAGATCTTGGTAACTCACttaaatatatgcaataaaataatgCTTATATAATCTATCATTACGGCAGTCTACACAAAGCACTTTGGTACTATTTTTAGTATGTCAGCTTACGGTGGGACAGCTGTATATGGATAATGCAAGCCATAAGCagttgtttttataaaatattactgattcattatgtaaatacataagcAGTGTCTGTAGGCAACTACAACAAAAGCCACTGCGTTATATAtacagtagtgtgtgtgtgtttatacctacTCCTTCATTGATCATACAGTCAACAGGAGAGCCACAAAGCTGAGAGATATTATTACATAGATGAAGGTAGGACTCCATATTCTAATATGAAATTGCAATAGGTGGAATGCAAATTATAGAAAAGCTGCCAATCCTGCATCCCTTCCTCTACCCTGGTGCCCACTGCCACTcgctctcttccactcttctGCCTCCTGTGTCCCTCATGCATGTGGTGAATCAGGCACCAAACCTGCTAGTGGACATATCCTTAACATTTAACAAACTTTACAGTGTTGTGTTTACAAAATGGATGAGAGGAAAGTATTAGGATATAGGGTATCTGAATATTATGGATTGACAGAAAATGatcattatatactattagaATTGAGGGTAGTGATCTTATCAAATATAAACTGAAAATTGATGATAACATATTGTACATTCCATATATTGAGGGCGATtgcataataaaatagtaatagtaactccAAATTGCCAGATATTTCTTGGTAACTCAGTTGACGTTAAATTTCACTTATTTTGGGTTCTAAAGAATTTTTGTCTATCATAAATTTAATTCAAGGAAGAATTAAGTTTAAGTCAAGGATAAGTGGTTAAGTATGGTGAGGCCAATTTGGTTTAGATTTTTGGATTAAGGCTTAGGGTGGTTGTATGAAATTAGTTTGGCCCAGGCCCTCAGTGCACATCGGGAGAAGTAGGGGTTGACGGGAAGTGTCTCGTTTTGGAAAGCATTACCATGATTGATGTTCAGCGGACATGGTTTGAtgcaaaaagagaaatatttgtattatgttttataatatttactttACGTCTTTAAGGAAAccatcataatatgtatattgtgctactagataaaaaaaaaaataataagaagaaaagcagaaaataaGGGTATTGACTTCAAACCAAGTTCATAATGTAGTACAAGTATTGACAGTTCCCATAAACACTAATAAATGAGAATTTAGGAAATGTGTCAAAGGCTATAAACTAATAGAATATCATGCTGTTATCACCTGATCGTTTCATGTGGTCTTTATTAAGTCTGGATTTTAGGGAAGTGGGTGATTTTGGTAGACCAGAGTTTGTGTAGGTATGAAGGGCGAGTACAACAGTATTTTTGATCTGGATTATAAAGTTGTCTAATGTCTCAGAAAGGAAAGGGAGTCTTCTGCGTATTCTTGCAAATGCTACAGAAGCACAGGTTGAATCTATGTGGCATGTTAAGCAGAAAACATGTAATATAAAGTGTATCTTGTTTATTAAAAtcccaataattatttttatttccaaaagtTCTCGGTTAATGATAACTATTTgctgctttgtttttatttgatttaaggaaaaaaaggacatTGAGAAGTCTGACATTGCGAAAAATTGTTTGTAATTGAAAGCTTATCCTTATCTTACAGGTCTTAGGATGATGATATGGCCTTTCAGATGATTCCTCCAAGGGTGTCGTCGTCCCCACCCCCCCTGGATTCCCTCCCCACCGTCACCTGtccgggagaggaggaagatgacgatGAGTTTGGGGACTTCTCGACACACAATTCTTCCTTTGATATCACTGGTTAGTAGTACTGCAAAGTGGGTTTTGGGACTATTGTGAAAAGGGTTCCTTGTCACTTAAGAATCTGCTGGTAAAAATGTAATTCGGTCTCATGTAAAATCTTCGGTGGCAATCATGTTCAAGGTGGagtaaaaatgtgtttttaaatgAGATTTGGCACATGACCAAGAtgcatttattaattttcccttatTAAAATAATCTTCCTTCCAGGGCTGTCTGATAAACTGCCCCCTACACCTGATGCCAGTCCTTCGAAGTTCCCAGGCTTTGGCGGTGGGTCCTCTGGGAAGGCATTGTCGGTAGTGGTGGAGGGAATGCGAGAGGATACCATCAGTCAAGATTCGGGGCTAGGAAGTGCTAATCATCCCAATGAGTTTTCACCACAGCCACAGCCTGATGCCCGGATCTTTGAAGATTTTGCCTCTGGTGTTCCAGACGTCTCAAAGATCACGGAAAATAAATCCAGCCATGCAGTCGG harbors:
- the LOC119572718 gene encoding glutamate receptor ionotropic, kainate 1-like codes for the protein MVSKGEAEIVLASLSISKERSRAIDFSTHIDYYVRNLYVAMSATTLNVGWSTYVMSFHTSTWIGTAVLVLVATSTLWFIHRAEWQTPEDLRSFRDLLFMFYSCLVQQGVPSTPHTYRGRAVFCVFWFACVILYASYTAGLTSALTVSTEGPPFTTLLGAVDIYPSWEIGISKGTAIEEYVKDAQGTEYRTLMNLLSADPGLYVSSEDEGIHRMLTSRYVFFTDSPIMRFMLRDNCSIREIHVNLFKSYGHLGYMKNLPFAWVIDAELALMSDTGVLDRLNKKWWGRGTPCEDPSRFTELGFFQTATAFLILLVGLGLASFFLITEKIIGRRFKSRINRRSKSLKFRLGKGTAAESARKQIFVLPDPKYATDYRGHVPTGS